In one Bufo gargarizans isolate SCDJY-AF-19 chromosome 11, ASM1485885v1, whole genome shotgun sequence genomic region, the following are encoded:
- the LOC122922045 gene encoding uncharacterized protein LOC122922045 encodes MAAYHCCVPFCNSDSRYNADKKISFHRIPAFHVEPQRHRDWLNRIRREPGPSFKVSSCTRVCSKHFLPSDFVRTLTGKRNLKPYSVPCIFQWSAEEMTQEQMSVPKRNSGSSKHKLQPILPSQPQVQNNKPSPAVEMTASILDHCYDLPPMTDTEMLHAAREEIGRLQHRNASLEKSLFFLERFSTDSSLIHFYTGFKDYSTLKVVFSTLTETEGSSVKWKQCQQEGDRHVDKGSPAEAEGMPQMDQFFLFLCKVRQGFHDQDLAVRFNISQTRVVRIIVTWAHYLYLVLGEIPLWRSRETGCQDVPECFKASYPRARVTLHCAEIKVQTSETENKPSQVYYNHAVYKGLLGIAPHGAVIFISPLYSGGASKREIVKSSGILELLEPGDWMVTEKDFLIQDLVESVGAFVVIPPIITTAALPRECHEATVMLSQPSTEQNAMFILASTNEKGQETLVVTTSPGVEDSLVELERSAGEVDVVEEVVTEEKLVEEVVTTTDSIEEVSKDRSQPGGEVRHLAKRKGPHYGREEVVRCAPHLEKEAAGLNKDINSLARLRICINQDIERVRQYHLFDNVLPYALSGIANQLWAVCAMLSNINGSLS; translated from the exons ATGGCTGCCTACCACTGCTGTGTGCCCTTCTGTAACAGTGACTCCAGGTACAATGCAGACAAGAAGATCTCCTTCCACAGGATCCCAGCCTTCCATGTGGAGCCGCAGAGACACCGGGACTGGCTGAACCGGATCCGCAGAGAACCGGGGCCCAGCTTCAAG GTCTCCAGCTGCACCCGAGTCTGTTCCAAACATTTCCTCCCGTCTGATTTCGTGAGGACGTTGACAGGAAAAAGGAACCTGAAGCCTTACAGCGTGCCCTGCATCTTCCAGTGGTCGGCAGAGGAGATGACCCAGGAGCAGATGTCTGTCCCCAAGAGGAATTCCGG GAGCAGTAAGCACAAGCTTCAGCCCATATTGCCTTCACAACCCCAAGTCCAGAACAATaagccttccccagcagtggagaTGACGGCGTCTATACTGGACCACTGCTACGACTTACCCCCGATGACCGATACCGAGATGCTGCACGCGGCCCGTGAGGAGATCGGCCGTCTACAGCATCGCAATGCCTCCCTGGAGAAGAGTCTGTTCTTTCTGGAGCGCTTTTCCACGGACTCGAGCCTTATTCACTTTTATACCGGATTTAAGGACTATTCCACGTTGAAAGTAGTTTTTTCTACCCTGACTGAAACCGAGGGCAGCTCCGTAAAATGGAAGCAGTGCCAGCAAGAAGGGGACAGACACGTCGACAAGGGGTCCCCTGCTGAAGCAGAGGGCATGCCACAGATGGACCAGTTCTTCTTATTTCTATGCAAGGTTCGCCAGGGATTCCACGACCAGGATCTAGCCGTCCGCTTTAACATCTCGCAGACCAGGGTTGTCCGCATCATTGTCACATGGGCGCACTATTTGTATCTTGTCCTTGGTGAAATCCCTCTTTGGCGCAGCCGAGAAACCGGGTGCCAGGATGTGCCAGAATGTTTCAAGGCGTCCTACCCTCGTGCCCGGGTGACTTTACATTGTGCAGAGATTAAGGTCCAGACGAGCGAGACTGAGAACAAACCTTCTCAGGTGTATTATAATCATGCCGTGTACAAAGGCTTGCTTGGCATAGCCCCCCACGGAGCGGTCATATTTATAAGCCCACTCTATTCTGGGGGTGCATCCAAGAGAGAGATCGTTAAGTCATCTGGCATCTTGGAGTTGTTGGAACCTGGAGATTGGATGGTAACTGAGAAGGATTTCCTCATCCAAGATTTAGTGGAATCTGTTGGCGCCTTCGTGGTCATCCCTCCTATTATCACCACGGCTGCTCTCCCTAGGGAGTGCCACGAAGCCACGGTCATGTTAAGCCAGCCGTCAACTGAGCAAAATGCCATGTTCATCCTAGCATCCACTAACGAGAAGGGGCAGGAGACCTTGGTTGTGACCACCTCGCCAGGGGTAGAAGATTCGCTTGTGGAACTGGAGCGCTCAGCAGGAGAGGTGGATGTGGTCGAGGAGGTTGTGACCGAAGAGAAGTTAGTGGAAGAGGTGGTGACCACTACAGACAGCATAGAAGAGGTTTCTAAAGACCGCAGTCAGCCTGGAGGGGAAGTAAGACACCTGGCCAAAAGGAAAGGCCCACATTATGGCCGGGAGGAGGTGGTGAGGTGCGCGCCCCACCTGGAGAAGGAAGCTGCTGGACTAAACAAGGACATAAATTCCCTCGCTCGTCTAAGAATTTGCATAAACCAAGACATAGAGAGAGTTCGCCAGTACCATCTGTTCGATAACGTCCTTCCGTATGCGTTAAGTGGCATTGCCAATCAGTTGTGGGCCGTGTGCGCCATGCTAAGTAATATCAACGGGTCACTGAGCTAA